From Chryseobacterium shandongense, the proteins below share one genomic window:
- a CDS encoding alpha/beta hydrolase family protein yields MKIKLTICLLAFLNFYEAQENITYQKPSAEILTLADYERPPSVLMNSKKDWIVFSYRPTYKTLEDLNQQEMKLGGLRINPVTNISSSVTYINNLKVRKLNDKTEVQVKNLPQNPKIAYTSFSPDEKSFAFTNTTTKGVELWIVDLETATARKITSDNLNANLGSPYTWNKDSKNVLIKVLPQNRPALIDSSKDLPTGPIISTADGKVSQNRTYQDLLKNPQDEKNFEILTASEIYNVDLQGNLKKIKDQDMYTGLSYSPDGNYLMATTIKKPFSYIVPLSRFPMTTTVYDTNGNVVKVVNEIPLNEIMPKGFSSVRTGKRDMGWRSDMPATLVYAEAVDGGDQSKPADFRDEIFTWEAPFSNAPKSFFRTKQRYEGTSWTNDHYAIVSEGWYDTRNTKSYLIDLNNGESKVIDDRNYQDVYNDPGNFNTTKNQYGRYVVDMKGGKSYLIGAGFTKDGQHPFLDEMDMKTLKKKRLYTSNLKNAKEEIIDILNPAKGEILTTQQSSSQYPNYYRKNIKSNKSQPVTQFANPFESIKDVYKEVITYKRNDGVTLTGTLYLPAGYDRKSKTEKLPLLIWAYPTEYKDKNTAGQNTQNPNDFTFPYYGSFVYWTTKGYAVLDDAAFPIIGEGKTEPNDTFIPQLVANAEAAIKAVDQLGYIDRKKVAVGGHSYGAFMTANLLTHSKLFACGIARSGAYNRTLTPFGFQSEQRNYWDVPEIYNTMSPFMNADKMKTPLLLVHGDADNNPGTFTLQTERYFQALKNLGAPVKMVLLPKEAHGYVAKENILHLLWEQDQFLEKCLKK; encoded by the coding sequence ATGAAGATAAAGTTAACCATTTGCCTTCTGGCGTTTCTTAATTTCTATGAAGCGCAGGAAAACATTACTTATCAAAAACCATCTGCTGAGATCCTTACACTGGCAGATTATGAAAGACCTCCAAGTGTCTTGATGAACAGCAAAAAAGACTGGATTGTTTTTAGTTATCGCCCGACTTATAAAACCCTTGAAGACCTGAATCAGCAGGAAATGAAGCTTGGCGGATTAAGAATAAATCCGGTAACGAATATTTCAAGTTCAGTTACCTACATTAACAATTTAAAAGTCCGAAAGCTGAATGATAAAACGGAAGTTCAGGTTAAAAACTTACCTCAAAATCCAAAAATTGCATATACTTCGTTTTCTCCGGACGAAAAATCTTTTGCTTTTACCAACACCACTACCAAAGGAGTCGAACTGTGGATTGTTGATCTGGAAACGGCAACGGCAAGAAAAATCACTTCAGACAACCTTAATGCAAATTTAGGAAGTCCCTACACATGGAATAAAGATTCAAAGAATGTATTGATAAAAGTACTTCCGCAGAACAGACCTGCACTGATCGATTCCAGTAAAGATCTTCCGACAGGACCTATCATTTCAACTGCTGATGGTAAAGTTTCACAAAACAGAACGTATCAGGATTTGCTTAAAAATCCTCAGGATGAAAAGAATTTTGAGATTCTTACCGCTTCCGAAATTTATAATGTCGATCTTCAGGGAAATCTTAAGAAAATCAAAGATCAGGATATGTACACCGGACTGAGCTATTCTCCGGATGGAAATTATCTTATGGCCACCACCATTAAAAAGCCCTTTTCCTACATAGTTCCGTTGAGTCGTTTTCCAATGACTACTACCGTTTATGATACGAACGGAAATGTTGTAAAAGTGGTTAATGAAATTCCGTTGAATGAAATTATGCCTAAAGGTTTCTCCTCCGTAAGAACAGGAAAAAGAGATATGGGATGGAGAAGCGATATGCCCGCAACGTTGGTTTATGCGGAAGCCGTGGATGGCGGAGACCAGTCCAAACCGGCAGATTTCAGGGATGAAATTTTTACCTGGGAAGCTCCATTCAGCAATGCTCCGAAATCGTTCTTCAGAACAAAACAGAGATACGAAGGAACCAGCTGGACCAATGATCACTATGCTATTGTTTCAGAAGGATGGTATGACACAAGAAATACAAAATCTTACTTAATAGACCTTAATAACGGAGAATCTAAGGTAATCGACGACAGAAATTACCAGGATGTTTATAATGACCCGGGAAATTTTAACACCACTAAAAATCAATACGGAAGATACGTTGTCGATATGAAAGGTGGGAAGTCTTATCTTATCGGAGCAGGATTTACAAAAGACGGGCAGCATCCTTTCCTGGATGAGATGGATATGAAAACGTTGAAGAAAAAAAGGCTGTATACTTCCAATCTTAAAAATGCAAAAGAAGAAATCATTGATATTCTGAATCCTGCGAAAGGCGAGATTTTAACCACCCAACAGTCGTCAAGCCAATATCCGAATTATTACAGGAAAAATATAAAATCCAATAAATCGCAGCCGGTAACCCAATTTGCCAATCCTTTTGAAAGCATAAAAGATGTTTATAAAGAGGTTATTACATATAAAAGAAATGACGGTGTAACGTTAACAGGAACCCTTTATCTTCCTGCCGGTTACGACAGAAAATCGAAAACGGAAAAACTTCCGTTGCTGATCTGGGCGTATCCTACAGAGTATAAAGACAAAAATACGGCAGGACAGAATACCCAAAACCCGAACGACTTCACATTTCCGTATTACGGATCTTTTGTATACTGGACTACTAAAGGATATGCGGTACTGGATGATGCCGCATTCCCGATCATCGGAGAAGGAAAGACTGAACCGAACGACACTTTTATCCCGCAATTGGTTGCAAATGCTGAAGCCGCCATTAAAGCTGTTGATCAGCTCGGATATATCGACCGTAAAAAGGTTGCGGTGGGAGGACATTCTTACGGCGCTTTCATGACGGCTAATCTTCTGACACATTCCAAACTTTTCGCCTGTGGAATTGCAAGAAGCGGGGCGTATAACCGTACATTAACACCTTTCGGATTTCAGAGTGAGCAGAGAAATTACTGGGACGTTCCGGAAATTTACAACACCATGTCGCCATTTATGAATGCTGACAAAATGAAAACACCGTTATTGCTGGTTCACGGTGATGCCGATAATAATCCGGGAACATTCACGCTTCAGACGGAACGCTATTTCCAGGCATTGAAAAACCTCGGCGCTCCGGTAAAAATGGTGCTTTTACCTAAGGAAGCCCACGGATATGTTGCGAAAGAAAACATTCTGCATCTGCTTTGGGAACAGGATCAGTTTTTGGAAAAATGCCTGAAGAAATAA
- a CDS encoding HAD family hydrolase — MMNSVHTIAFDADDTLWVNETYFYEAESAFCELFKDELSNEKVSEELFATEMKNLQLYGYGVKGFMLCMIETAGKFSSGRHHASLNRKIIEIGHDLLQKPVELLDSVSETLDQLKGKYRLVVATKGDLLDQERKLKKSGLLDYFHHIEIMSDKKTDDYQKLIRHLDCQPEHFLMVGNSIKSDILPVLETGSYAAHIPYHLTWTHEQHEQKPESERFMELKNFREILDYF, encoded by the coding sequence ATTATGAATTCTGTCCATACCATTGCTTTTGATGCCGATGATACGCTTTGGGTAAATGAAACGTACTTTTACGAAGCCGAATCTGCCTTCTGTGAACTTTTTAAAGATGAACTGTCAAATGAAAAAGTTTCGGAAGAATTATTTGCTACCGAAATGAAGAATCTACAGCTTTACGGCTATGGCGTGAAAGGCTTTATGCTGTGCATGATAGAAACTGCAGGAAAGTTTTCGTCCGGAAGGCATCATGCATCATTAAACCGAAAAATCATTGAAATCGGACATGATCTTCTACAAAAACCGGTTGAACTTCTGGACAGCGTTTCTGAAACTCTCGATCAGCTGAAAGGAAAATACAGGCTTGTGGTTGCTACAAAAGGTGACCTCCTTGATCAGGAAAGGAAGCTTAAAAAATCAGGATTGCTGGATTATTTTCATCATATTGAAATTATGAGTGATAAAAAAACAGATGACTATCAGAAACTGATCCGGCATTTGGACTGTCAGCCTGAACATTTTTTAATGGTAGGAAATTCTATAAAATCTGATATTCTGCCGGTATTGGAAACGGGCAGTTATGCAGCTCACATTCCTTATCATCTTACCTGGACACATGAACAGCACGAACAAAAACCGGAATCTGAACGTTTTATGGAGCTTAAAAATTTTCGTGAGATTTTGGATTATTTTTAA
- the era gene encoding GTPase Era, with translation MHKAGFVNIVGKPNAGKSTLLNQLMGEKLAIVTQKAQTTRHRIFGIYNEEDLQIVFSDTPGVLDPKYGLQEKMMDFVKDSLQDADVFLFIVDVTDKAEPSEFLIDKLNKIPVPVLLLLNKVDQTNQEGLEKLVETWHERIPKAEILPISALNAFNTDIILPKLKSLLPENPPYYDKDQYTDKPERFFVNEAIREKILLNYDKEIPYSVEVVTEQFKEKQGIIFIDSIIYVERDTQKGIVIGHKGEAIKKVGTESRMDLEKFFNKKIHLNLFVKVKKDWRKNDRDLKNFGYR, from the coding sequence ATGCACAAAGCAGGATTTGTAAATATCGTCGGGAAACCGAATGCCGGAAAATCAACGTTACTCAATCAGTTGATGGGAGAGAAGCTGGCCATTGTTACTCAGAAAGCACAGACAACACGCCACAGAATTTTTGGAATTTATAATGAAGAAGATTTGCAGATCGTATTTTCCGATACACCGGGAGTTCTGGATCCTAAATATGGTTTGCAGGAAAAAATGATGGATTTTGTAAAAGATTCCCTCCAGGATGCAGATGTTTTCTTATTCATCGTGGATGTTACCGATAAAGCCGAGCCTTCAGAATTTTTAATTGATAAGCTGAATAAAATCCCCGTACCGGTTTTACTATTGCTAAATAAGGTAGACCAGACCAATCAGGAAGGTCTCGAAAAGCTGGTTGAAACATGGCACGAGCGAATTCCTAAAGCTGAAATTCTGCCGATTTCCGCACTGAATGCATTCAACACCGATATTATCTTACCGAAACTGAAATCACTACTTCCGGAAAATCCGCCATATTACGATAAAGACCAATATACCGACAAACCAGAAAGATTCTTTGTAAACGAAGCCATTCGTGAAAAAATCTTACTGAATTATGATAAAGAAATTCCGTATTCGGTAGAAGTGGTAACGGAACAGTTCAAGGAAAAACAAGGAATTATCTTCATCGATTCTATTATTTATGTTGAAAGGGATACCCAGAAAGGTATTGTGATCGGTCATAAAGGGGAGGCCATTAAAAAAGTGGGTACGGAATCAAGAATGGATCTTGAAAAATTTTTCAACAAAAAAATTCACCTGAACCTTTTTGTAAAAGTGAAAAAAGACTGGAGAAAGAATGATAGAGATCTGAAAAACTTTGGCTACAGGTAA
- a CDS encoding DoxX family protein — MNYLNTTNSNTVFKDIILLLVRVFIGFAMLSHGFPKLQMLLEGGKIEFFDFLGLGPTISLTLTVFAEFVCSILLILGLFTRVALGFLIFTMIIAGFVVHGADPFEKREMSLIYLSVYLLLITFGPGNISVDYMIEKRKRASDW, encoded by the coding sequence ATGAACTATTTGAACACGACAAATTCTAATACGGTTTTTAAAGATATTATTTTATTGTTGGTGAGAGTTTTTATTGGTTTCGCCATGCTGTCTCACGGATTCCCAAAGCTTCAGATGCTTTTGGAAGGAGGAAAAATTGAGTTTTTCGACTTCCTGGGACTGGGTCCAACTATATCTTTAACACTGACTGTATTTGCAGAGTTCGTATGTTCCATCCTTCTTATTTTAGGATTGTTCACCAGAGTTGCATTGGGATTTCTCATTTTTACAATGATTATCGCTGGGTTTGTCGTGCACGGAGCCGATCCTTTTGAAAAGCGGGAGATGAGTCTTATTTATCTTTCGGTATATCTTCTCCTCATAACCTTCGGTCCCGGAAACATTTCTGTAGATTATATGATCGAAAAAAGAAAAAGAGCCAGTGACTGGTAA